Proteins encoded together in one Thermoleophilaceae bacterium window:
- the truA gene encoding tRNA pseudouridine(38-40) synthase TruA, translated as MATARLLLEYDGSGFAGWARQPGLRTVQGELEAGLGRILRREVQLTVAGRTDAGVHARGQVASHDGEPATARALNGVLAPDVRVLESEPAADGFDARRDARSRIYRYRVFTREAGSAFEHGRSLHWPHQLDHAALDACAAALVGTHDFTAFTPTDTDHVRFERDVLRAEWIGEGDHAVEFWIEADTFMRHMVRTLVGTMLEVGRQRRDVDGFAALLEGRPRTEAGDTAPAHGLYLEGVRY; from the coding sequence GAATACGACGGCTCGGGATTTGCGGGCTGGGCGCGTCAGCCCGGTCTGCGGACGGTGCAGGGCGAGCTGGAGGCTGGGCTCGGGCGAATTCTGCGGCGCGAGGTGCAGCTGACGGTGGCGGGGCGAACGGATGCCGGCGTGCACGCGCGCGGTCAGGTGGCCAGCCACGACGGCGAACCGGCGACGGCGAGGGCATTGAACGGGGTCCTGGCGCCGGACGTGCGGGTGCTGGAGAGCGAGCCGGCCGCGGACGGCTTCGACGCCCGCCGCGACGCCCGCAGCCGGATCTACCGCTATCGCGTGTTCACACGGGAGGCCGGCAGCGCCTTCGAGCACGGGCGCTCGCTGCACTGGCCGCACCAGCTCGATCACGCAGCGCTCGACGCCTGTGCCGCCGCGCTGGTGGGCACCCACGACTTCACCGCATTTACCCCCACCGACACCGACCATGTGCGATTTGAGCGGGACGTTCTCCGGGCAGAATGGATTGGGGAGGGCGATCACGCAGTCGAGTTCTGGATCGAGGCGGACACCTTCATGAGACACATGGTGCGGACGCTGGTGGGCACGATGCTCGAAGTGGGAAGGCAGCGCAGGGACGTGGACGGATTTGCCGCGTTGCTGGAGGGACGCCCGCGCACCGAGGCGGGCGATACCGCTCCGGCGCACGGCCTCTACCTCGAGGGCGTGCGGTACTGA
- a CDS encoding nuclear transport factor 2 family protein, whose product MGNVEVVRDFLDAMRDRHMVTMMRLTTRDLLLSLPADSPRIGGRDHRGRTRAIRAMGRIMRICGGTLRILPESYDQEGDRVIVRARVTARQGRQQLDHEMTFAFLVRDRKVAEIREAAEDLDAWHEFWS is encoded by the coding sequence ATGGGCAATGTCGAGGTGGTCCGCGACTTCCTCGACGCGATGCGCGACCGCCACATGGTCACGATGATGCGCCTCACCACGCGCGACCTGCTGCTCTCGCTGCCTGCGGACAGCCCTCGAATCGGCGGGCGCGACCACCGCGGGCGCACGAGGGCCATCCGCGCGATGGGCCGCATCATGCGCATCTGCGGGGGCACGCTGCGCATCCTGCCTGAGTCGTACGATCAGGAGGGCGACCGCGTGATCGTGCGCGCCCGGGTGACCGCGCGACAGGGCCGGCAACAGCTCGACCACGAGATGACGTTCGCGTTCCTGGTTCGCGACCGGAAGGTCGCCGAGATCAGGGAGGCGGCGGAGGATCTCGACGCGTGGCATGAGTTCTGGAGCTAG
- a CDS encoding methyltransferase domain-containing protein, whose product MFGPAVNVVPRVRRRWRLLRLRGDAVECPCCGGHFRAFMPGRDPNNPICPRCGAQARHRALWLYLHERTHLFHREGLRVLHFAPERALGTALASNPGIRYVSADLEDPAAMEHFDITDIPHPDDSFDVILCIHVLEHVEDDRAAMRELSRILAPAGFAVVLVPLDLDRAETYEDPSITDPAERERAFWQADHVRLYGKDFPDRLREAGFEVTVDRWVRTLDPETIQRYGLFPLEDMYVCR is encoded by the coding sequence GAGAGTCCGGCGCCGCTGGCGCCTGTTGCGCCTGCGAGGCGACGCCGTGGAGTGCCCCTGCTGCGGGGGCCACTTCCGCGCGTTCATGCCCGGGCGTGACCCGAACAACCCGATCTGCCCGCGCTGTGGCGCTCAGGCGCGTCACCGTGCGCTGTGGCTGTATCTGCACGAACGAACCCATCTCTTCCACCGTGAAGGCCTGCGCGTGCTGCATTTCGCCCCCGAGCGCGCCCTCGGGACCGCGCTCGCCTCCAACCCCGGCATCCGCTACGTGAGCGCCGACCTCGAGGACCCCGCCGCGATGGAGCACTTCGACATCACGGATATCCCGCACCCCGACGATTCCTTCGACGTGATCCTCTGCATCCACGTGCTCGAACACGTGGAGGACGACCGAGCCGCCATGCGCGAGCTCAGCCGCATCCTGGCGCCGGCCGGCTTCGCGGTCGTCCTGGTTCCGCTCGACCTGGACCGCGCCGAGACCTATGAGGACCCCTCAATCACCGATCCGGCCGAGCGCGAGCGCGCGTTCTGGCAGGCCGACCACGTGCGCCTGTACGGCAAAGACTTCCCCGACCGCCTGCGGGAAGCCGGCTTCGAGGTGACGGTGGATCGCTGGGTGCGAACCCTCGACCCGGAGACCATCCAGCGCTACGGCCTCTTCCCCTTGGAGGACATGTACGTCTGTCGCTAG